One Aegilops tauschii subsp. strangulata cultivar AL8/78 chromosome 7, Aet v6.0, whole genome shotgun sequence genomic window carries:
- the LOC109744210 gene encoding FLUCTUATING-LIGHT-ACCLIMATION protein 1, chloroplastic, translated as MATAGCAGRWAPLALALLLAAVVALALIPQAARAASGGVMGGRSYSSSEPDESSSSNSYSFYDSSSHISIGAPSRRRAAKDDDDDDNSDVIFWVLFVGLVLLIAAVWYYYEYERQRTTVVKLQVALLGWAKPFQKELNEIAERVQASNKHSYKFMLTETICSLSRHRDCCVFSSLSVNVKNGADTWEAHFDKLSIKERSKFDEETLYNLEGIKRTKEYSKKLDGSRNEYIVVTILVAAKGALKFPKIRRPADLEAVVEKLNSIPNREIRGVHVLWTPQDENDILSEEKLRADYPNLKPHNDY; from the exons ATGGCGACCGCCGGCTGTGCCGGCCGCTGGGCCCCGCTTGCCCTCGCTCTGCTACTCGCCGCCGTCGTTGCGCTGGCGCTCATCCCGCAGGctgcccgcgccgcgtccggcgGCGTCATGGGCGGGCGCTCCTACTCCTCTTCCGAACCCGACGAATCGTCGTCCTCCAACTCGTATTCGTTCTACGACTCGTCGAGTCACATATCGATCGGCGCGCCGTCGCGTCGCCGCGCGGCcaaggacgacgacgacgacgacaactCGGATGTGATATTCTGGGTGCTGTTCGTCGGTCTCGTTTTGCTCATCGCTGCCGTCTGGTACTACTACGAGTACGAACGCCAGAGGACGACCGTGGTTAAGCTCCAG GTTGCCTTGCTCGGCTGGGCGAAACCGTTTCAGAAGGAATTGAACGAGATCGCGGAGAGAGTACAGGCTTCCAACAAGCATTCGTACAAATTCATGTTGACTG AGACCATATGTTCATTGAGCCGTCACAGGGATTGCTGCGTATTTTCAAGCTTATCA GTTAATGTGAAAAATGGAGCGGATACTTGGGAGGCGCATTTCGATAAACTTTCTATCAAGGAGAGGAGCAAATTTGATGAAGAAACACTTTACAACTTGGAAGGAATCAAGCGGACGAAAGAGTACTCCAAAAAGTTAGATGGCTCCAGAAACGAATATATAGTG GTAACCATCCTAGTTGCTGCCAAGGGAGCGCTGAAGTTCCCCAAAATCAGAAGACCCGCAGATCTGGAAGCAGTAGTAGAAAAACTCAACTCTATACCTAACCGAGAAATTCGG GGCGTTCATGTTTTATGGACTCCTCAAGATGAGAATGACATTCTTTCCGAAGAGAAGCTTCGAGCGGATTATCCTAATCTGAAGCCTCATAATGATTACTAG